A stretch of Telopea speciosissima isolate NSW1024214 ecotype Mountain lineage chromosome 11, Tspe_v1, whole genome shotgun sequence DNA encodes these proteins:
- the LOC122645366 gene encoding putative disease resistance protein RGA3, with the protein MMGTAYVCKLGILPDEDCWSVLRHYAAFAERQEEEREKLKKIGMELAKKCKGLPLSAKTLGSLLRFKKSKQDWQDVLESDKDIQYSKAKYEYYIMHDLIHDFAKSLGENECFTFTTKDTMNAQEPSCSRARHLSLVVVVEEKCMNIPSFTYKAKSLRTLKIVGGGQIPKVSSDLFLRLTCLRTLDLADSYLEELPKEIGKLIHLRYLNLSAARFRELPKSVTRLYNLQILILERCSNLCKLPKGIWGLVNLIDLDLSECLRLCYLPEGIGRLSRLRSLSDFIIGGVERGGRGCKIGELKDVNFFKGILRIIGLGRMENGNEAKMACLKNKQHLRALYLYFNQYTGVSRVDEEVYDEEEEKEEKEEEVEVVDGEDMLSRRRMEDVLESLQPHPNLEILSINDYPGVVFPNWMSSPATFMNFSNLVFLELSECSKCKQLPPTLGKLPSLETLVIIGMDKVKFMGVEFFWNR; encoded by the exons ATGATGGGTACGGCATATGTTTGTAAATTAGGGATTTTGCCTGATGAAGACTGTTGGTCAGTATTGAGACATTATGCTGCCTTTGCTGAGAGGCAAGAAGAAGAGCGAGAGAAGTTGAAAAAAATTGGCATGGAACTCGCAAAGAAGTGTAAGGGATTGCCTCTTTCAGCGAAGACTTTAGGAAGTCTTTTGCGCTTCAAAAAGTCAAAACAGGATTGGCAAGATGTGTTGGAAAGCGAT AAAGACATTCAATATTCGAAAGCTAAATATGAATATTACATAATGCATGATCTTATCCACGATTTTGCAAAATCCCTTGGAGAGAACGAATGCTTCACTTTTACAACTAAAGATACCATGAATGCTCAGGAACCCAGCTGTAGTAGAGCCCGCCATTTATCTcttgtagtagtagtagaagagaAATGTATGAATATTCCTTCTTTCACTTACAAGGCAAAGAGTCTGCGCACTCTTAAAATCGTTGGAGGAGGACAGATTCCTAAAGTTTCTTCTGATTTATTTCTTCGTTTAACATGTCTGAGGACACTAGATTTGGCTGATAGTTACCTTGAAGAGCTACCAAAGGAGATTGGAAAGTTGATACATCTAAGGTACCTTAACTTGTCCGCGGCAAGGTTTAGAGAACTACCTAAATCAGTGACACGTCTTTACAATTTGCAGATATTAATTCTTGAGCGATGCAGTAATCTTTGTAAACTACCTAAAGGGATTTGGGGATTGGTCAATTTGATAGATCTTGATCTGTCAGAATGTCTCCGACTATGTTACTTACCGGAAGGTATTGGGAGATTAAGCAGACTGCGTAGTTTGTCGGACTTCATTATCGGTGGGGTGGAGAGAGGAGGACGAGGATGTAAGATTGGAGAACTAAAAGATGTCAACTTCTTCAAAGGTATTCTGAGGATAATAGGTTTGGGGAGAATGGAAAATGGAAACGAGGCTAAGATGGCATGCTTGAAGAATAAGCAACACCTTCGTGCTCTGTATTTGTATTTTAATCAATACACGGGTGTTTCACGAGTTGATGAGGAAGtctatgatgaagaagaagaaaaagaagaaaaagaagaagaagtagaagtagttGATGGGGAAG atatgTTATCGAGGAGGAGGATGGAGGATGTGTTGGAAAGTCTCCAACCACATCCAAACCTTGAGATACTATCAATTAATGACTACCCTGGTGTTGTGTTCCCAAATTGGATGAGTAGTCCTGCAACCTTCATGAATTTCTCCAATCTGGTTTTCTTGGAACTGAGTGAGTGCAGTAAGTGTAAGCAATTGCCTCCGACTCTAGGGAAATTACCATCCCTTGAAACCCTTGTAATAATTGGCATGGATAAGGTGAAATTTATGGGTGTTGAGTTTTTTTGGAATCGATGA